In Geoalkalibacter ferrihydriticus DSM 17813, a genomic segment contains:
- a CDS encoding chorismate mutase, protein MDISDIRKQIDALDNELLKIFNQRAQLALDIGHHKKKLGLAVYDPEREKKIFERMKADNPGPLDDGAIVRLFERVIDESRRLERIKTKGI, encoded by the coding sequence ATGGACATCAGCGATATCCGCAAACAGATCGACGCCCTCGACAACGAACTGTTGAAAATCTTCAATCAGAGGGCGCAACTTGCCCTTGACATCGGCCACCATAAAAAAAAGCTCGGATTGGCAGTCTATGATCCGGAGCGCGAAAAAAAGATTTTTGAGCGAATGAAAGCGGACAACCCCGGCCCCCTGGACGATGGCGCCATCGTGCGACTGTTCGAGCGCGTCATCGATGAATCGCGCCGACTCGAACGTATTAAGACGAAAGGGATTTAA
- the pyrE gene encoding orotate phosphoribosyltransferase, whose amino-acid sequence MTQEERNELVQIIRELSYEEREVTLASGRKSNFYFDGKQTTLHARGGLLVGKAFWQEVKQFEGPIHGVGGLTLGADPIATATSIAALLDGQSVHAFIIRKEPKGHGTGQWLEGRKNLPPGSRVVIVEDVTTTGGSSMKAVERAQEEGLEVVGIVTLVDREEGARENIEGQGQKLRAVLTRTQVVG is encoded by the coding sequence ATGACGCAGGAAGAGCGCAACGAGTTGGTGCAGATCATTCGCGAGTTGTCTTATGAAGAACGCGAAGTCACCCTGGCTTCGGGCCGCAAGAGCAATTTCTATTTCGACGGCAAGCAGACCACCTTGCATGCGCGGGGCGGGCTCCTGGTAGGCAAAGCCTTCTGGCAGGAAGTCAAGCAGTTCGAGGGGCCGATTCACGGCGTCGGCGGCCTGACTCTCGGTGCCGACCCCATCGCAACCGCAACCTCCATCGCTGCCTTGCTGGATGGCCAAAGCGTGCATGCATTCATTATCCGTAAAGAGCCCAAAGGCCACGGCACCGGCCAGTGGCTCGAAGGACGCAAAAATCTCCCCCCCGGTTCGCGCGTGGTTATCGTTGAAGACGTCACCACCACCGGCGGGTCATCCATGAAAGCAGTGGAACGCGCGCAGGAAGAAGGTCTCGAGGTGGTGGGTATCGTCACCCTGGTCGACCGCGAAGAGGGCGCCCGGGAGAATATCGAAGGGCAGGGCCAGAAGTTGCGCGCCGTGCTGACCCGCACCCAGGTTGTGGGGTAG